A single window of Gossypium arboreum isolate Shixiya-1 chromosome 13, ASM2569848v2, whole genome shotgun sequence DNA harbors:
- the LOC108451238 gene encoding serine/threonine-protein phosphatase PP2A-2 catalytic subunit-like, translating into MEFSVGLNSHDNLDKQISQLMQCKPLSEQEIKLLCDKAKEILRDESNVQPVKSPVTICGDIHGQFHDLAELFRIGGKCPDTNYLFMGDYVDRGYYSVETVTLLVAIKARYPQRITILRGNHESRQITQVYGFYDECLRKYGTANVWKTFTDLFDYFPLTALVESEIFCLHGGLSPAIETLDNIRNFDRVQEVPHEGPMCDLLWSDPDDRCGWGISPRGAGYTFGQDISEQFNHKNSLKLIARAHQLVMEGFNWGHEQNVVTIFSAPNYCYRCGNMASILEVDDCKAHTFIQFEPAPRRGEPDVTRRTPEYFL; encoded by the exons atggaaTTTTCAGTAGGTTTGAATTCACATGATAATTTGGATAAACAGATTTCTCAGCTGATGCAGTGTAAGCCCTTATCGGAACAAgag ATTAAGCTGCTATGTGACAAGGCTAAGGAGATATTAAGGGATGAAAGCAATGTCCAG CCCGTTAAAAGCCCTGTTACAATATGTGGTGATATTCATGGACAGTTTCATGATCTTGCAGAGCTTTTTCGAATTGGAGGGAAG TGTCCAGATACAAATTACTTGTTCATGGGAGATTATGTTGACCGAGGTTACTATTCAGTTGAAACTGTAACA CTCTTGGTAGCCATTAAAGCGCGTTACCCTCAACGGATTACGATTCTAAGGGGAAATCACGAGAGCCGTCAG ATTACTCAAGTGTATGGCTTTTATGATGAATGTCTAAGGAA ATATGGGACTGCAAATGTTTGGAAGACTTTCACTGATCTATTTGATTATTTTCCATTAACAGCATTG GTGGAATCTGAAATTTTCTGTCTCCATGGTGGGTTATCCCCGGCAATTGAAACCTTGGACAACATACGTAATTTCGACCGTGTTCAAGAGGTTCCTCATGAAGGTCCCATGTGTGATTTATTGTGGTCCGACCCCGATGATCGTTGCGGTTGGGGTATTTCTCCAAGGGGTGCTGGATATACCTTTGGCCAA GACATATCTGAGCAATTTAACCACAAAAACAGTTTGAAACTCATTGCTAGAGCTCATCAACTGGTGATGGAAGGGTTCAATTGGGGTCAT GAACAAAACGTTGTTACTATATTCAGCGCACCAAATTATTGTTATCGATGCGGAAACATGGCTTCCATCTTGGAAGTTGATGATTGCAAGGCTCATACATTCATTCAGTTTGAGCCAGCTCCTAGGAGAGGAGAGCCCGATGTGACTCGGAGGACACCTGAATACTTCCTGTAA